One window of Cellulomonas shaoxiangyii genomic DNA carries:
- the rplB gene encoding 50S ribosomal protein L2, producing the protein MGIRKYKPTTPGRRGSSVADFVEITRSTPEKSLVRPLHKTGGRNATGRVTTRHQGGGHKRAYRVIDFRRHDKDGVPAKVAHIEYDPNRTARIALLHYADGEKRYIIAPNKLSQGDVVEAGPGADIKPGNNLPLRNIPTGTVIHAIELRPGGGAKIARSAGASVQLVAKDGPYAQLRMPSGEIRNVDLRCRATVGEVGNAEQSNINWGKAGRMRWKGKRPTVRGVAMNPIDHPHGGGEGKTSGGRHPVSPWGQPEGRTRRPNKPSDKLIVRRRRTGKKR; encoded by the coding sequence ATGGGAATCCGTAAGTACAAGCCGACGACGCCGGGCCGTCGTGGCTCGTCGGTCGCCGACTTCGTCGAGATCACGCGCTCCACGCCGGAGAAGTCGCTGGTCCGCCCGCTGCACAAGACCGGTGGCCGCAACGCCACGGGTCGCGTGACGACCCGCCACCAGGGTGGCGGTCACAAGCGTGCGTACCGCGTCATCGACTTCCGTCGTCACGACAAGGACGGCGTGCCGGCCAAGGTCGCGCACATCGAGTACGACCCCAACCGCACGGCGCGCATCGCGCTCCTGCACTACGCGGACGGCGAGAAGCGCTACATCATCGCGCCGAACAAGCTGTCGCAGGGCGACGTCGTCGAGGCCGGTCCCGGCGCCGACATCAAGCCCGGCAACAACCTGCCGCTGCGCAACATCCCCACGGGTACGGTCATCCACGCCATCGAGCTCCGCCCCGGTGGCGGCGCGAAGATCGCGCGTTCGGCCGGTGCCTCGGTGCAGCTCGTCGCGAAGGACGGCCCGTACGCGCAGCTGCGCATGCCGTCCGGCGAGATCCGCAACGTCGACCTGCGCTGCCGCGCCACGGTCGGCGAGGTCGGCAACGCCGAGCAGTCGAACATCAACTGGGGCAAGGCCGGCCGCATGCGGTGGAAGGGCAAGCGCCCGACCGTCCGTGGTGTGGCCATGAACCCGATCGACCACCCGCACGGTGGTGGTGAGGGCAAGACCTCCGGCGGCCGCCACCCGGTGAGCCCCTGGGGCCAGCCCGAGGGTCGTACCCGTCGTCCGAACAAGCCGAGCGACAAGCTCATCGTGCGCCGTCGGCGCACCGGCAAGAAGCGCTGA
- the rpsJ gene encoding 30S ribosomal protein S10, which translates to MAGQKIRIRLKSYDHEVIDSSARKIVDTVTRAGASVVGPVPLPTEKNVFVVIRSPHKYKDSREHFEMRTHKRLIDIIDPTPKAVDSLMRLDLPADVNIEIKL; encoded by the coding sequence ATGGCGGGACAGAAGATCCGCATCCGGCTCAAGTCCTACGACCACGAGGTCATCGACAGCTCGGCGCGCAAGATCGTCGACACGGTGACTCGCGCTGGTGCGTCGGTCGTGGGCCCGGTGCCGCTCCCGACGGAGAAGAACGTCTTCGTCGTGATCCGGTCGCCTCACAAGTACAAGGACAGCCGCGAGCACTTCGAGATGCGCACGCACAAGCGGCTCATCGACATCATCGATCCCACGCCGAAGGCCGTCGACTCGCTCATGCGTCTCGACCTGCCTGCGGACGTGAACATCGAGATCAAGCTCTGA
- the rplC gene encoding 50S ribosomal protein L3 — MATQQNARPVTAVLGTKLGMTQVWDEAGRLVPVTVVAVGPNVVTQVRSAETDGYAAVQLASGQIDPRKVTKPLKGHFEKAGVTPRRHVVEVRTPNAAEFTLGQEITAGVFEAGQVVDVVGTTKGKGTAGVMKRHGFSGVGASHGAHRNHRKPGSIGGASTPSRVFKGMRMAGRMGVDRQTTQNLTVHAVDAEKGLLLVKGAVPGPKGGVVLVRSAAKGA, encoded by the coding sequence ATGGCTACCCAGCAGAACGCGCGCCCCGTCACCGCGGTGCTCGGCACGAAGCTCGGCATGACCCAGGTCTGGGACGAGGCAGGACGCCTCGTGCCGGTCACGGTCGTCGCCGTCGGGCCGAACGTCGTGACGCAGGTGCGCTCCGCTGAGACCGACGGCTACGCCGCGGTGCAGCTGGCCTCCGGCCAGATCGACCCGCGCAAGGTCACCAAGCCGCTCAAGGGCCACTTCGAGAAGGCGGGGGTCACCCCTCGTCGGCACGTGGTCGAGGTGCGGACGCCGAACGCGGCCGAGTTCACGCTCGGCCAGGAGATCACCGCCGGCGTGTTCGAGGCCGGCCAGGTCGTCGACGTCGTCGGCACCACCAAGGGCAAGGGCACGGCCGGTGTGATGAAGCGTCACGGCTTCTCCGGCGTCGGCGCCTCCCACGGTGCGCACCGCAACCACCGCAAGCCCGGCTCGATCGGTGGCGCCTCCACGCCGTCGCGCGTCTTCAAGGGCATGCGCATGGCCGGTCGGATGGGCGTCGACCGCCAGACCACACAGAACCTGACCGTGCACGCGGTCGACGCCGAGAAGGGTCTGCTGCTCGTCAAGGGCGCGGTCCCGGGCCCCAAGGGTGGCGTCGTCCTCGTGCGTTCCGCTGCGAAGGGTGCGTGA
- the rplN gene encoding 50S ribosomal protein L14 translates to MIQQESRLRVADNTGAKEILCIRVLGGSGRRYAGIGDVIVATVKDAIPGGNVKKGDVVKAVVVRTRKERRRPDGSYIKFDENAAVILKNDGEPRGTRIFGPVGRELRDKKFMKIISLAPEVL, encoded by the coding sequence ATGATCCAGCAGGAGTCGCGACTGCGTGTCGCCGACAACACGGGTGCCAAGGAGATCCTCTGCATCCGTGTCCTCGGCGGCTCCGGCCGCCGCTACGCCGGTATCGGTGACGTCATCGTCGCCACCGTCAAGGACGCGATCCCGGGCGGCAACGTCAAGAAGGGCGACGTCGTCAAGGCGGTCGTCGTGCGCACCCGCAAGGAGCGCCGGCGCCCCGACGGCTCGTACATCAAGTTCGACGAGAACGCCGCGGTGATCCTCAAGAACGACGGCGAGCCGCGCGGTACCCGCATCTTCGGCCCCGTGGGCCGCGAGCTGCGCGACAAGAAGTTCATGAAGATCATCTCGCTGGCGCCGGAGGTGCTCTGA
- the rplD gene encoding 50S ribosomal protein L4, with the protein MSDTLTVDVLDEKGTKAGTADLPGDVFDAPTNVPLIHQVVVAQLAAARQGTHDTKSRGEVRGGGRKPYKQKGTGRARQGSTRAPQFAGGGVVHGPTPRDYSQRTPKKMKAAALRGALSDRARAGRVHVVTGFAPGQVPSTKAALAVLDNLSGRKNVLVVVERQDEITWKSLRNVERVHLLVADQLNTYDVLISDDVVFTQGALDAFLAGPAKGAKAVATESEAAAQEETK; encoded by the coding sequence ATGAGCGACACGCTGACCGTCGACGTCCTCGACGAGAAGGGCACCAAGGCCGGCACGGCCGACCTGCCCGGTGACGTCTTCGACGCCCCGACGAACGTCCCGCTGATCCACCAGGTCGTCGTCGCCCAGCTCGCCGCCGCGCGGCAGGGCACCCACGACACCAAGAGCCGCGGCGAGGTCCGCGGTGGTGGCAGGAAGCCGTACAAGCAGAAGGGGACCGGCCGCGCCCGTCAGGGCTCGACCCGCGCCCCGCAGTTCGCCGGCGGTGGCGTCGTCCACGGCCCGACGCCCCGCGACTACTCGCAGCGGACCCCGAAGAAGATGAAGGCCGCGGCGCTCCGCGGTGCTCTCTCGGACCGCGCGCGTGCCGGTCGCGTCCACGTCGTGACGGGCTTCGCGCCCGGCCAGGTGCCGTCGACCAAGGCCGCTCTCGCGGTGCTCGACAACCTGTCCGGCCGCAAGAACGTCCTCGTGGTCGTCGAGCGCCAGGACGAGATCACCTGGAAGTCGCTGCGCAACGTCGAGCGGGTCCACCTGCTCGTCGCCGACCAGCTCAACACCTACGACGTCCTCATCTCGGACGACGTGGTCTTCACGCAGGGCGCGCTCGACGCGTTCCTCGCAGGCCCCGCCAAGGGTGCGAAGGCCGTGGCGACCGAGTCCGAGGCGGCCGCCCAGGAGGAGACGAAGTGA
- the rplP gene encoding 50S ribosomal protein L16: MLIPRRLKHRKQHHPGRSGAATGGTTISFGEYGIQALEPAYVTNRQIEAARIAMTRHIKRGGKVWINIYPDRPLTKKPAETRMGSGKGSPEWWIANVKPGRVLFELAGVPEPLAREAMRRAMHKLPMKTRFIVREGGN; encoded by the coding sequence GTGCTGATCCCGCGCCGGCTGAAGCACCGCAAGCAGCACCACCCCGGGCGCTCCGGCGCCGCCACGGGTGGCACGACGATCTCGTTCGGCGAGTACGGCATCCAGGCTCTGGAGCCGGCCTACGTCACGAACCGTCAGATCGAGGCTGCACGTATCGCCATGACCCGCCACATCAAGCGTGGTGGGAAGGTCTGGATCAACATCTACCCGGACCGTCCCCTCACGAAGAAGCCCGCCGAGACCCGCATGGGTTCCGGCAAGGGCTCGCCCGAGTGGTGGATCGCCAACGTCAAGCCCGGCCGAGTTCTGTTCGAGCTCGCCGGTGTCCCGGAGCCGCTGGCCCGCGAGGCCATGCGCCGCGCGATGCACAAGCTCCCGATGAAGACACGTTTCATCGTGCGCGAGGGGGGTAACTGA
- the rpsS gene encoding 30S ribosomal protein S19, producing the protein MPRSLKKGPFVDDHLQKKVDAQNESGTKNVIKTWSRRSMITPDFLGHTFAVHDGRKHTPVFVTESMVGHKLGEFAPTRTFRGHEKDDRKGRRR; encoded by the coding sequence ATGCCTCGCAGCCTCAAGAAGGGCCCGTTCGTCGACGACCACCTGCAGAAGAAGGTCGACGCGCAGAACGAGTCCGGCACGAAGAACGTCATCAAGACGTGGTCGCGTCGCTCGATGATCACGCCCGACTTCCTCGGCCACACCTTCGCGGTCCACGACGGCCGCAAGCACACGCCCGTGTTCGTGACGGAGTCGATGGTCGGGCACAAGCTCGGCGAGTTCGCCCCCACGCGGACGTTCCGCGGCCACGAGAAGGACGACCGGAAGGGCCGTCGCCGCTGA
- the rplW gene encoding 50S ribosomal protein L23, translating into MTAVGKDPRDILIAPVVSEKSYGLLDEGKYTFLVDPRANKTEIKIAVEHVFGVKVDSVNTANRQGKSRRTRFGIGRRKATKRAIVTLREGSIDIFGGPVG; encoded by the coding sequence GTGACCGCCGTCGGCAAGGACCCGCGCGACATCCTGATCGCGCCGGTCGTCTCGGAGAAGAGCTACGGCCTGCTCGACGAGGGCAAGTACACGTTCCTCGTGGACCCGCGGGCCAACAAGACCGAGATCAAGATCGCCGTCGAGCACGTCTTCGGCGTCAAGGTCGACTCGGTCAACACCGCGAACCGCCAGGGCAAGTCGCGCCGGACCCGGTTCGGCATCGGCCGCCGCAAGGCCACGAAGCGTGCGATCGTCACCCTCCGCGAGGGCTCGATCGACATCTTCGGTGGACCGGTCGGCTGA
- the rpsQ gene encoding 30S ribosomal protein S17, with the protein MTKHEHTTATTDHRAYRKTRRGYVVSDKMDKTVVVEVEDRVKHPLYGKVIRRTSKVKAHDEQNSAGIGDLVEIMETRPLSATKRWRIIEVIEKAK; encoded by the coding sequence ATGACGAAGCACGAGCACACCACCGCGACGACCGACCACCGGGCATACCGCAAGACCCGCCGTGGTTACGTCGTCAGCGACAAGATGGACAAGACGGTCGTCGTCGAGGTCGAGGACCGCGTCAAGCACCCGCTCTACGGCAAGGTCATCCGCCGCACGAGCAAGGTCAAGGCGCACGACGAGCAGAACAGCGCCGGCATCGGCGACCTGGTCGAGATCATGGAGACCCGGCCGCTGTCGGCGACGAAGCGCTGGCGCATCATCGAGGTCATCGAGAAGGCCAAGTAA
- the rpsC gene encoding 30S ribosomal protein S3, with the protein MGQKVNPLGYRLGITTDHRSRWFADSTKPGQRYRDYVREDVQIRKLMSTGLERAGIAKVEIERTRDRVRVDIHTARPGIVIGRRGAEADRIRGELEKLTGKQVQLNILEVKNAEIEAQLVAQGIAEQLASRVSFRRAMRKGIQSAQRAGAKGIRVQVSGRLGGAEMSRTEFYREGRVPLHTLRANIDYGFFEARTTFGRIGVKVWVYKGDVTEREWAQQQATQAPRPARGGPRGDRGDRGDRGPRAGGRRPERQDAPAPAAEQSAPAAEPAPTESGTEA; encoded by the coding sequence GTGGGACAGAAGGTCAACCCGCTCGGGTACCGCCTGGGCATCACGACGGATCACCGCTCGCGCTGGTTCGCCGACTCGACGAAGCCGGGTCAGCGCTACCGCGACTACGTCCGCGAGGACGTCCAGATCCGCAAGCTCATGAGCACCGGCCTCGAGCGCGCCGGCATCGCCAAGGTGGAGATCGAGCGCACGCGTGACCGCGTGCGCGTCGACATCCACACCGCCCGCCCGGGCATCGTCATCGGGCGTCGCGGGGCCGAGGCCGACCGCATCCGGGGCGAGCTCGAGAAGCTCACGGGCAAGCAGGTCCAGCTGAACATCCTCGAGGTCAAGAACGCCGAGATCGAGGCTCAGCTGGTCGCCCAGGGCATCGCCGAGCAGCTCGCGAGCCGCGTGTCGTTCCGCCGGGCCATGCGCAAGGGCATCCAGTCCGCGCAGCGCGCCGGCGCCAAGGGCATCCGTGTGCAGGTCTCCGGCCGCCTCGGCGGTGCGGAGATGAGCCGCACGGAGTTCTACCGCGAGGGTCGTGTGCCGCTGCACACGCTCCGCGCCAACATCGACTACGGCTTCTTCGAGGCCCGCACGACCTTCGGCCGCATCGGCGTGAAGGTCTGGGTCTACAAGGGTGACGTCACCGAGCGCGAGTGGGCGCAGCAGCAGGCCACCCAGGCTCCGCGCCCGGCGCGCGGCGGCCCGCGTGGTGACCGCGGCGACCGCGGTGACCGTGGCCCTCGGGCCGGCGGTCGTCGTCCCGAGCGCCAGGACGCACCCGCCCCGGCCGCCGAGCAGTCGGCGCCCGCGGCGGAGCCCGCGCCCACCGAGTCCGGAACGGAGGCCTGA
- the rplV gene encoding 50S ribosomal protein L22: MEAKAKARFVRVTPQKARRVVDLIRGKQAAEAVAVLKFAPQAAAEPVLKTVQSAVANAVEGAKRNSERLDETNLYISEVFVDEGPTLKRFRPRAQGRAGRILKRTSHITVVVAERETTSTKGRAR; the protein is encoded by the coding sequence ATGGAAGCCAAGGCGAAGGCGCGGTTCGTCCGCGTCACGCCCCAGAAGGCCCGCCGCGTCGTGGACCTCATCCGTGGCAAGCAGGCGGCCGAGGCCGTGGCGGTGCTGAAGTTCGCGCCGCAGGCCGCGGCTGAGCCGGTCCTCAAGACGGTGCAGTCCGCGGTCGCGAACGCGGTCGAGGGGGCCAAGCGCAACAGCGAGCGGCTCGACGAGACGAACCTCTACATCTCCGAGGTCTTCGTCGACGAGGGTCCGACGCTCAAGCGGTTCCGGCCTCGCGCGCAGGGTCGCGCGGGCCGCATTCTCAAGCGCACGAGCCACATCACGGTCGTGGTGGCCGAGCGCGAGACGACGAGCACGAAGGGACGGGCCCGCTAG
- the rpmC gene encoding 50S ribosomal protein L29, with translation MAIGTKDLAPSELDTFDDEKLLAELKKAKEELFNLRFQSATGQLESHGRLKAVRRDIARIYTILRERELGIRTAPSAE, from the coding sequence ATGGCCATCGGAACCAAGGACCTGGCTCCCAGCGAGCTGGACACCTTCGACGACGAGAAGCTGCTCGCCGAGCTGAAGAAGGCCAAGGAGGAGCTGTTCAACCTCCGCTTCCAGTCGGCGACGGGGCAGCTCGAGAGCCACGGCCGCCTCAAGGCGGTCCGCCGCGACATCGCGCGCATCTACACGATCCTGCGCGAGCGTGAGCTCGGCATCCGTACCGCCCCGAGCGCGGAGTGA